The Mycolicibacterium aurum genome segment CTGCTGAACCGGATGATCGACCAGGCGATCGAGCGACGCGGGATGGTCAGCGTATTGCAGTTCGATCCCGTGATCATCCGACTTCAGGCCGAACACGAACCGTTCCAACGCTTCATCGAACGGCTCTATGCCGCGCTGCTCGGCACGGAGGCCGGGGTGCAGGCGCGCTTCCACGCGGCGATGCTCTCGAGCGCCATCAGCGTCGCCGTCATGCATCCGCTCATCGCGGATCTGGACGCCGAAACGCTACGCGGCCAGCTCATTCAGATGTCGCGGCGAATGCTCGACCTGCCGTCCGGCGACTCGGCCGCCACGGCGAACAATCGCTCGGCCGCGCTGTAGACGTCCTCGCTCCCGTCGGCCACCGATGTCGCGAGCAGGTCCAGCTCGGGATGGGTGCGCAGCAGCGTCTGTGCCAGCGAGAGGATCTGGGACCGCGCCCGCGCCGCCCGGCGCGCCGAATTGTCGGCGCGGTGATGGGACTCGATCACCTCGAGCAATTCCGCAATTCCCTCACCTTGAGCCGCAACGAGTTTCAGGATCGGTGCGTCGGTCTCGCCACGAAGATCCCGCACCGTCTGGTCGGCGCCGTCACGATCGGCTTTGTTCACCGCGACGATGTCGGCGACCTCGAGCAATCCCGCCTTCGCCGCCTGCACGGCGTCACCCGCACCGGGGTTGAGGATGACGATCGTGGGGTCGGCCACCGCTGCGATCTCGATCTCCGACTGACCGACGCCGACCGTCTCCAGGATCACCAGATCGTAGGAAAGCGCCGAAAGCAACCTGATGGCCGCGGGTACGGCCGCCGCGAGGCCACCGAGGTGCCCGCGCGTCGCCACCGAACGGATCAACACATCGGGATCGTTCAGGTGCGCGGCCATGCGGATGCGATCGCCCAGCAGGGCGCCCCCGCTGTAGGGCGACGACGGGTCGACAGCCAATACCGCGACCCGATTGCCACGGGCACGGTACGCAGTGACCAGCGCTCCGACCGTCGTCGACTTTCCCGCACCGGGCGGACCCGTGACGCCGACGACGCGAGCCGGCACGACCTCACCGAGGGCGCTGAGCACCTCGTCACGGCGTGGGCTCTCGACGCAACTCAGCAGCCGCCCCGTGGCGCGCTGCGAACCGCCCCGAGCAGCGGCGATGAGCTCGTCGATGGTCACCCCAGAGAGAGTACGCAGGTGATTTCCCTTCCCATCGGCCGACCGTTCCAGTGCTGAGAATGCTATTCTCTCTTGCAGAGAGTCTTCATTTCAAGGAGGTCACACGTGGAGATCGCCGGGAGCTCAGCTCTGGTCGTCGGAGGCGCGGGCGGGCTCGGAGAAGCCACCGTGCGAAGGCTCGTCGGTGCCGGCGCCAAAGTGGTGGTCGCCGATCTCGCCGACGACAAAGGCAAGGACCTGGAGTCCGAGCTCGGGGTGCGGTACGTGCGTACCGATGCGACCTCGGAGGAATCCGTCAACGCCGCGATCGAGGAAGCGCAATCGCTTGCCCCGCTGCGTATCTCGGTCGATACGCACGGAGGCCCCGCCGGCGGCGGGCGGCTGGTCGGCAAGGACGGCAGCCCCCTGGGATTGGATGCCTTCGAGACCACCATCACGTTCTATCTGACCGCGGTGTTCAACGTCATGCGGCTTTCGGCCGCGGCGATCGCGAAGACAGATCCGCTCGACGAAGGCGGCAGGGGCGTCATCGTCAACACCGCGTCGGTCGCCGGATACGAGGGACAGATCGGCCAGCTGCCGTATTCGGCGGCTAAAGGCGGGGTGATCGGCATGACGCTGGTCGCCGCGCGGGACCTGTCGCCGTTGGGTATCCGCGTCGTGACGATCGCTCCGGGAACGATCAACACCCCGGCCTACGGCAAGGCGGCCGATCAACTCGAGCAGTACTGGGGCCCGCAGGTGCCGTTCCCCAAGCGCATGGGCCGCTCGACGGAGTACGCGCAACTGGCCCAGAGCATCATCGAGAACGACTACCTCAACGGCGAGATCATCCGCCTCGACGGGGCGTTGCGGTTTCCGCCCAAGTGATCGCCGGGTGATCCCGAGGTGACGCTGCCGCTCGCAGGAAGGGTCGCTTTCGTCGCCGGTGCCAGTCGGGGTATCGGCGCCACCGTCGCTGTGGCACTGGCGCAAGCGGGTGCGTCGGTGGCCGTCGCCGCCCGATCCGAGCAGCAGGGCAAGCTCCCCGGAACCATCGGCTCTGTGGCACAACGCATCACCGCTGCCGGCGGGCGCGCCCTGCCGGTGGCGTGTGACGTGACCGACGAGGCGTCCGTGGAATCCGCTGTCGCGGCGACCGTCGCCGAGTACGGCGGTATCGACATCCTCGTCGCCAACGCCGGGGTGTTGTGGCTGGGCCCGATCGAGACCACGCCGCTGAAGCGGTGGAAGCTCTGCCTCGACGTCAACACCACCGGCGTCTTTCTCGTCACCAAGGCCGTCATCCCGCACGTCCGCGCCCGCGGCGGTGGTTCGCTCATCGCCGTCACGACCACCGGCGTCGCGATGACCGACCACGGCGCCAACGCCTACTGGGTGTCCAAGGCCGCCGCAGAACGGCTCTACCTCGGGCTGGCCACCGACCTGTCGCCGGACAACATCGCCGTCAACTGCCTCAGCCCGTCGCGGGTGGTGCTGACCGAAGGCTGGCAGGCCGGTGGCACAGGAATGCAGATCCCGCCCGAGATGGTCGAACCGCCAGAGGCCATGGCGAACGCCGCGGTTCTCCTTGCCCAGCAGGACGCTTCGGGTATCACGGGGACGATCCAGCGCTCCGAGGACCTCACTGGGTAAGCACCGCGAACGCGCGGGTTTGCACGCCGACACGCCGCTGAGAACCGGCGAGGAGCGCTCCCTCGCTGCACCGCGAACGCGCGGGTTTGCACACCGACACGCCGCGATCTGTATACAACGAGGGCGCATTCGACTCCCGTGAGCGCGCGCAGAATGCCGCGATTTGACGGCGCGCCGCCGCACAAACACGCGCGCTCGCGGACCAGGGGGTCAGGCCTTCTGCTTGGCGATCAGGCCGTCGACGATCGTGTTGAAGTCCGCCGTGCCGAAGGACACGTACTCCGAGAGGTTGGCGTAGTCCAACGATGCCATCACCGACTGCTCCAGTTGAAGATTCATCAGGCGCTTGGTGGCCTCCAGTGCCTGCTGCGGAAGCTCCATGATCTTCGTCGCACACGTAATCGCCTCGGCCAGCGGGTCTTCCACCACGTGGTTGACCATCCCCAACTCCAGCGCGCGCGGGGCCTTGATCCGCACACCGGTGAAGGCGAATTCCTTGGCATGCAACAGGCTGATCTGCGAGGGCCAGACCAGCGGCCCGCCGTCCGCCGCCACCAGGCCGATCGACACGTGCGGGTCGGCGAAGAAGGCCGTCTCCGCCATGTAGACGATGTCCGACAGCGCGGCGAGGCTGCAGCCCAGCCCGACGGCCGGACCGTTGACCGCTGCCACCACCGGGATCCGGCACCGCACCATGCCGATGACCAGATCGCGGCCGTGCTTGATGGTCTTCTGCCGCAGCGCTTCGTTGTTTCGCAGCTCGTCGAGGTAGGTGAAGTCGCCGCCGGCCGAGAACGCCCGTCCCGCACCGGTGATCACCGCCGCACGCGCGCCGGTGTCCTCGTTGAGTTCCTCCCAGATCTTGGCCAGCCCGACATGCAACGCATCGTTGACCGCGTTGAGATGGTCAGGCCGGTTGAGCGTGATGATGCGCAGGCCGCCGTCAGCCTCGACCTTGATTTCCGCTGGCATTCCGTACATGTTCTTAGACTCCCAGTCCCAAGATGCGCTGCGCGATGATGTTCTTCTGGATCTGCGACGTACCGCCCATCACGCTCTGCGCGCGGCTGTACATGTAGGCGCCGAACAGTTCCTCGTCGCCGGTACCCACGGTCTTGAGTGCCGCGTGTCCGACCGACTGCTCGACCCACGTCATCAGCAGCTTGTCGAGCGAACCCTGCGGGCCGTGCGTGAGCCCGTCGAGCTGCTCCGACAACCGCCTGCGCACATGCAGGCGCAGCATCTCGGTCTGCACCCACGCCCACAGCAGCTCTTCATTAGGCGCACCGTCGACACCAGAGGCCATTTGGCGCACTGTTTTTCCATAGCGCGCCGAAAATCCGAGGGTGGACGGCTCCCGCTCGTGACCGACAACCGTCATCGCCAGCTTCCAGCCCTCGCCGGGTGCGCCCACCATGTTCTCGGCCGGCACGCGGGCTCCCTCGAAACCGACCTGGCCGAACTCCTTGGTGACGCCACTGATCATCTTCAGCGGGCGCTGCTCGATACCGGCCTGGTGCATGTTCACGATGAACGCCGAGATGCCCTTGTGTTTCGGCACATCCTTGTCGGTGCGGGCCAACACCAGGCACCAGTCGGCGACGTCGGAGTAGCTCGTCCAGATCTTGTATCCGTTGAGGACGTATTCGTCACCGTCGCGGACGGCCGTGGTCGTCAACGACGCCAGATCCGAACCCGCGCCGGGCTCGGAGAAACCCTGGCACCAGCGCTCGGTGCCGTTGATCATGCCTGGCAGGAATCGCTGCCGAAGTTCCTCGCTGCCATGGTGACTCAGACCGACGACGAGGTACCCGAGGCTGGGCCGCGCCGGTGCGCCGGCCTTGGCGATCTCCTCGTCGACGATGACGTCGTACACCGGGGGCAGGTCCTGGCCGCCGTACGCTTTCGGCCACGACGTGCCGAAGAACCCGGCCTCGAAGAGCGCCTGGTGCCACTCCCCCGCCTTGGCCCAGTACGCGTCACCCGAGGTCGGGAACCTGCCCTTCTGCTCGGTCAGCCACGCTCGCAGCCGCCCGCGGAACGCGGCCTCCTCCGGCGAATCACGAAAGTCCAACGGTCAGCTCCTCCAACTTGGCGGGCCAGGTCTCGGTGGCGGCCAGCACGCGACGAAGATAGATGTGCGCCAGGCATTCCCAGGTGTTGCCGATGCCGCCGTGCACCTGGATCGACGTCTCACACACGGTCATCGCGGCGCGCGCGCTGTAGATCTTCGCGATCCGTGCGGCCTCGATCGCCTCGCGCACCGGAAGTTCGTCGACCGCCCACGCTGCATGACGCGCCACGCTGATCGAACCCTCGATCAGCGCAAGACTTTCCGCGAGTAGGTGCGCGACGGCCTGATAGGACCCGATCTTGGCACCGTACTGTTCGCGAACCTTGGCGTACTCGCATGCCAGCGTGTGTGTGCCGCGGGCGGCACCGACCATGTCGGCCGCGGTCGCGGCCAGCGCAAGCGCATACCAGCGACCCGAGTCGTCGTCGGACAGATCGCTCAGCCCCGCTGGTGACTCGACAACTCCCGCAAGGCTTCTCGTGAGATCCACCGACGGTGGCGCGTCGCCGGCCTCGGCCACCTCGCGACCCAGTCTGCGTTGCAAGTCGTCGACAAGCACGGGGCCGAGATACGGCACGTCCACCAATCCCCGGCCGAACTCTTCGGCCACGATCGCGACCTCGACCGCCGAGGCGCCGTCGGAACGCAGGGTCCGGAAGCCGGTGGCGTCTACTGCTTTTTCCAGCCTTGCGAGACGGGCAGGGTCGTCCAGATCGGCCACCGACCGCGGTCCGAAGTCGCCCGCCACCTCCGCGGCCGCGTCGCGCAGCTGTCGCTGTTCACTGGTCAGACGGACGTCCATCAGATTCCTCTGCTCTTCGCGCAAGCGCTCATCGCCCGCTCCTTCAGGACTCGTCGGAGCACCTTGCCCGAGGGCAGGCGCGGGATCTCGTCGACGACCACGACCTGGCTCGGTCGTTTGTACGACGCCAGCCAGTCGGCGACCAGCGAGGCGAGCGCGTCGGTGTCCACCGGACGACTCACCGTCACCGCGGCGACGATCGCCTCACCATCGGGCGCAGGGACGCCGAATACCGCGCAGTCCTCGACATCGGGGTGGCCGTGCAGCACCGCCTCGATCTCGGCGGGCGCGACTTGGAAGCCACGCACCTTGATCATCTCCTTGGCGCGGTCGGTGATCCGCAGCCACCCGTCGGCGTCGACGCTGCCCACGTCGCCGGTGCGGTACCAGCCGTCGGAGAAGGCGTCCGCGGTCCACAGATCCGGCAGGTAGCCGGCCATCGCCGAGTCGGAGCGCACCTGGATCTCTCCGACCTCCCCTGGCCCGACCGGCTCTCCGGTTTCCAGCGACACGATGCGCAGGTCGACGCCGTCGACCGCCCGTCCGACGGTGTCCAGGCGTGCACCCCGCAGATCGTTGCACGAGATCACCGGCAGCTCGCTCGCGCCGTAGGCGGTTACCCACGCGACGCCGGTCCGCGCCGAAACCGACTCGGCCACTGTCGCAGTCACCGGCGTGGCGCACCACATGATGTATCGCAGCGAT includes the following:
- a CDS encoding TetR/AcrR family transcriptional regulator; this encodes MAAAAQKFGAITRTAAQTRVLDAALRLIAEHGVSGTSLQMIADAMGVTKAAVYRQFKTKEEIVVAITEREMSTLEDALEDAEAAGHGLRAREVLLNRMIDQAIERRGMVSVLQFDPVIIRLQAEHEPFQRFIERLYAALLGTEAGVQARFHAAMLSSAISVAVMHPLIADLDAETLRGQLIQMSRRMLDLPSGDSAATANNRSAAL
- the meaB gene encoding methylmalonyl Co-A mutase-associated GTPase MeaB codes for the protein MTIDELIAAARGGSQRATGRLLSCVESPRRDEVLSALGEVVPARVVGVTGPPGAGKSTTVGALVTAYRARGNRVAVLAVDPSSPYSGGALLGDRIRMAAHLNDPDVLIRSVATRGHLGGLAAAVPAAIRLLSALSYDLVILETVGVGQSEIEIAAVADPTIVILNPGAGDAVQAAKAGLLEVADIVAVNKADRDGADQTVRDLRGETDAPILKLVAAQGEGIAELLEVIESHHRADNSARRAARARSQILSLAQTLLRTHPELDLLATSVADGSEDVYSAAERLFAVAAESPDGRSSIRRDI
- a CDS encoding SDR family NAD(P)-dependent oxidoreductase codes for the protein MEIAGSSALVVGGAGGLGEATVRRLVGAGAKVVVADLADDKGKDLESELGVRYVRTDATSEESVNAAIEEAQSLAPLRISVDTHGGPAGGGRLVGKDGSPLGLDAFETTITFYLTAVFNVMRLSAAAIAKTDPLDEGGRGVIVNTASVAGYEGQIGQLPYSAAKGGVIGMTLVAARDLSPLGIRVVTIAPGTINTPAYGKAADQLEQYWGPQVPFPKRMGRSTEYAQLAQSIIENDYLNGEIIRLDGALRFPPK
- a CDS encoding SDR family NAD(P)-dependent oxidoreductase is translated as MPLAGRVAFVAGASRGIGATVAVALAQAGASVAVAARSEQQGKLPGTIGSVAQRITAAGGRALPVACDVTDEASVESAVAATVAEYGGIDILVANAGVLWLGPIETTPLKRWKLCLDVNTTGVFLVTKAVIPHVRARGGGSLIAVTTTGVAMTDHGANAYWVSKAAAERLYLGLATDLSPDNIAVNCLSPSRVVLTEGWQAGGTGMQIPPEMVEPPEAMANAAVLLAQQDASGITGTIQRSEDLTG
- a CDS encoding enoyl-CoA hydratase/isomerase family protein translates to MYGMPAEIKVEADGGLRIITLNRPDHLNAVNDALHVGLAKIWEELNEDTGARAAVITGAGRAFSAGGDFTYLDELRNNEALRQKTIKHGRDLVIGMVRCRIPVVAAVNGPAVGLGCSLAALSDIVYMAETAFFADPHVSIGLVAADGGPLVWPSQISLLHAKEFAFTGVRIKAPRALELGMVNHVVEDPLAEAITCATKIMELPQQALEATKRLMNLQLEQSVMASLDYANLSEYVSFGTADFNTIVDGLIAKQKA
- a CDS encoding acyl-CoA dehydrogenase family protein, giving the protein MDFRDSPEEAAFRGRLRAWLTEQKGRFPTSGDAYWAKAGEWHQALFEAGFFGTSWPKAYGGQDLPPVYDVIVDEEIAKAGAPARPSLGYLVVGLSHHGSEELRQRFLPGMINGTERWCQGFSEPGAGSDLASLTTTAVRDGDEYVLNGYKIWTSYSDVADWCLVLARTDKDVPKHKGISAFIVNMHQAGIEQRPLKMISGVTKEFGQVGFEGARVPAENMVGAPGEGWKLAMTVVGHEREPSTLGFSARYGKTVRQMASGVDGAPNEELLWAWVQTEMLRLHVRRRLSEQLDGLTHGPQGSLDKLLMTWVEQSVGHAALKTVGTGDEELFGAYMYSRAQSVMGGTSQIQKNIIAQRILGLGV
- a CDS encoding acyl-CoA dehydrogenase family protein produces the protein MDVRLTSEQRQLRDAAAEVAGDFGPRSVADLDDPARLARLEKAVDATGFRTLRSDGASAVEVAIVAEEFGRGLVDVPYLGPVLVDDLQRRLGREVAEAGDAPPSVDLTRSLAGVVESPAGLSDLSDDDSGRWYALALAATAADMVGAARGTHTLACEYAKVREQYGAKIGSYQAVAHLLAESLALIEGSISVARHAAWAVDELPVREAIEAARIAKIYSARAAMTVCETSIQVHGGIGNTWECLAHIYLRRVLAATETWPAKLEELTVGLS
- a CDS encoding class I adenylate-forming enzyme family protein gives rise to the protein MSEPMALAFEDREYSLADLDALACGMAAVLHQRGVRPGARVAVMSSNRPEFVVALRAIWRLGAAAVMLSPAWKHAEVRHALSLTEPTHAVGDHPVLAEAMPMLSLDDEIIPRPHLATAVTPDSDAVLVFSSGTTGMPKAVRHTHASLNVAIQHWRTALGLTSGDRLQIMTPPSHILGLLNIVTALGTGAWIRLHRRFDIDAMLRHIEADRITIEMAVAPIALALSAHPGLREHDLSSLRYIMWCATPVTATVAESVSARTGVAWVTAYGASELPVISCNDLRGARLDTVGRAVDGVDLRIVSLETGEPVGPGEVGEIQVRSDSAMAGYLPDLWTADAFSDGWYRTGDVGSVDADGWLRITDRAKEMIKVRGFQVAPAEIEAVLHGHPDVEDCAVFGVPAPDGEAIVAAVTVSRPVDTDALASLVADWLASYKRPSQVVVVDEIPRLPSGKVLRRVLKERAMSACAKSRGI